A window of the Streptomyces sp. Ag109_O5-10 genome harbors these coding sequences:
- a CDS encoding haloacid dehalogenase-like hydrolase, protein MEALRTLRLAAVNIDGVLLNDSFSPVLHRLVLKYGGTYTRELEQRLFSQSRLAAAKVLLEETGAGVSEQEAIADYFAEREDHLRDHPVHTLAGAEDLLHRLRGLGLDVICYGGLDETHFRRHLGAWEHLFTAPHYICTDGFRPGIREIVRDRFGLGYHQALFIDDVARFAGHAKELEVPFVGRPSTFEHGFQRELMRELGVRHLVGSLAEIDEERLRTLDREAGLGTVWQDADSLAARSSTQHG, encoded by the coding sequence ATGGAAGCACTGCGCACCCTGCGCCTCGCCGCCGTCAACATCGACGGCGTCCTGCTCAACGACAGCTTCAGTCCCGTCCTGCACCGGCTCGTCCTCAAGTACGGCGGCACCTACACCCGGGAACTGGAGCAGCGGCTCTTCTCGCAGTCCCGGCTCGCGGCCGCGAAGGTGCTGCTGGAGGAGACCGGCGCCGGGGTGAGCGAACAGGAGGCCATCGCCGACTACTTCGCCGAACGCGAGGACCATCTGCGCGACCACCCCGTCCACACCCTCGCCGGCGCCGAGGATCTCCTGCACCGGCTGCGCGGCCTGGGTCTGGACGTCATCTGCTACGGCGGCCTCGACGAGACCCATTTCCGCCGTCATCTCGGCGCCTGGGAGCACCTGTTCACCGCCCCGCACTACATCTGCACCGACGGCTTCCGCCCCGGTATCCGGGAGATCGTCCGCGACCGCTTCGGCCTCGGTTACCACCAGGCCCTCTTCATCGACGACGTCGCCCGCTTCGCCGGCCACGCCAAGGAACTGGAAGTGCCCTTCGTCGGCCGCCCCAGTACCTTCGAACACGGCTTCCAGCGCGAGCTGATGCGCGAACTCGGTGTCCGGCACCTGGTCGGCAGCCTCGCCGAGATCGACGAGGAACGCCTGCGTACCCTCGACCGCGAGGCCGGTCTCGGCACCGTCTGGCAGGACGCGGACTCCCTCGCCGCCCGCTCTTCGACGCAGCACGGGTGA
- a CDS encoding ScbA/BarX family gamma-butyrolactone biosynthesis protein has product MGLSAGEIGVGLPIPPRLTTTVPKEYVHRASLAEVFLTGCTAEDDGLRFSLTGQWPRAHTFFNSADGSSHDPLQAAETFRQAGMFVTHAEHGVPLGHHFVLWSLSCHTDLERLRIASRPTDFRLDVVCPDPAPRGRASARRMGIGFTLRRDGVTVAHGEGRYSVVTPPVYARLRANRSARQPASAGPAVAAGPMPPASVGRTSPADVVLTATDVPDRWLLTPDLDHPILFDHGGDHLPGMVLMEGARQAACARLAPRALIPASTSSSFHRYVELDSPCWIDVTGVTARDDGTATVDVVGVQDGETVFTSTVSGPVDLA; this is encoded by the coding sequence GTGGGTCTGTCCGCCGGCGAGATCGGTGTCGGTCTGCCCATACCGCCTCGGCTGACCACCACGGTCCCCAAGGAGTACGTCCATCGCGCCTCCCTCGCCGAGGTGTTCCTCACCGGCTGCACCGCCGAGGACGACGGGCTGCGGTTCTCCCTCACCGGCCAGTGGCCCCGCGCCCACACGTTCTTCAACAGCGCCGACGGTTCGAGCCATGACCCGCTCCAGGCCGCAGAGACGTTTCGGCAGGCCGGCATGTTCGTGACGCACGCGGAACACGGTGTGCCGCTCGGCCACCACTTCGTGCTGTGGTCGCTCAGTTGCCACACGGATCTGGAGCGGCTGCGGATAGCCTCCCGCCCCACCGACTTCCGGCTCGACGTGGTCTGCCCGGACCCCGCACCGCGCGGCCGCGCCTCCGCGCGCCGGATGGGCATCGGGTTCACCTTGCGCCGGGACGGCGTGACCGTCGCCCACGGGGAGGGGCGGTACTCCGTCGTGACGCCGCCCGTGTATGCCCGGCTGCGCGCCAACCGGTCCGCGAGACAGCCGGCTTCGGCCGGCCCGGCCGTCGCCGCCGGGCCGATGCCACCGGCGTCCGTGGGCCGCACCTCCCCCGCCGACGTGGTGCTGACGGCCACGGACGTGCCGGACCGCTGGCTGCTCACCCCGGACCTGGACCACCCGATCCTGTTCGACCACGGCGGCGACCACCTGCCCGGCATGGTCCTGATGGAGGGCGCCCGGCAGGCCGCCTGCGCCCGGCTGGCGCCCCGGGCGCTGATCCCGGCGAGCACGTCCTCGTCGTTCCACCGCTACGTCGAACTCGACAGCCCCTGCTGGATCGACGTCACGGGGGTGACGGCCAGGGACGACGGCACGGCGACCGTCGACGTCGTCGGTGTGCAGGACGGCGAGACCGTCTTCACGTCCACGGTGAGCGGGCCGGTCGACCTGGCCTGA
- a CDS encoding lamin tail domain-containing protein, protein MSVSVSVTARRLGSAAAVAAALVGVTALPAAAAAARPPMPHRDAVVISAVQHDLQGRAVFSGRALNREWVDVTNISRRDADLSGWSLSDAAGNTYTFRHYRLAGGATVRVHTGEGRDSRTDLYQDRRSSVWNRDADTATLRNDRGRYVDSASWGPHHHRPVEERHGVAHRPMGERHGVAHRPVEERHGVAHRPMEERHGVAHRPVEERHGLARPAVEDRHAFSHRR, encoded by the coding sequence GTGTCCGTTTCCGTCTCCGTGACCGCCCGCCGTCTCGGCTCCGCCGCCGCCGTGGCGGCCGCTCTGGTGGGCGTCACGGCCCTGCCGGCCGCGGCGGCCGCCGCTCGGCCCCCGATGCCGCACCGTGACGCGGTCGTCATCAGTGCCGTACAGCACGATCTGCAGGGTCGCGCGGTCTTCTCCGGCCGCGCGCTGAACCGGGAGTGGGTGGACGTCACGAACATCTCGCGCCGGGACGCCGACCTCAGCGGCTGGTCGCTGTCGGACGCCGCGGGCAACACCTACACCTTCCGCCACTACCGGCTGGCGGGCGGTGCCACGGTCCGCGTCCACACCGGGGAGGGCCGGGACTCCCGGACGGACCTGTACCAGGACCGCCGGTCCTCCGTGTGGAACCGCGACGCCGACACCGCCACCCTGCGCAACGACCGCGGGCGTTACGTCGACTCCGCCTCCTGGGGCCCGCACCACCACCGTCCGGTGGAGGAGCGGCACGGTGTCGCCCACCGCCCCATGGGGGAGCGGCACGGCGTTGCCCACCGTCCGGTGGAGGAGCGGCACGGAGTCGCTCACCGCCCCATGGAGGAGCGGCACGGCGTTGCCCACCGTCCGGTGGAGGAGCGGCACGGCCTCGCCCGCCCGGCCGTGGAGGACCGGCATGCCTTCAGTCACCGTCGCTGA
- a CDS encoding jacalin-like lectin, which yields MRRLVACLAAAVAALGGLTATATPAAAAGSGTFSVLTYNVAGLPQGLSSAPTPRDTSTTEIGKRIAPYDVVNVQEDFNYHAYLYATDTHPYRTATSGGAGIGSGLNTVSTYGWDEDDFERAGWNSCQLDSGDCLTPKGFTFMRERLAEGVYVDFYNLHTNAGTNDGDEASRAANLSQLTSFISTHSAGNAVVVMGDTNTRYTRSADTIAEFASDNGLTDAWVQLIRGGSAPAKGSDALVCDQSGATVPNTCEVVDKVLYRGSKLVNLHATSYNNEHAKFLTSDGLMLSDHDPITVGFSWSENADFQLSDQFGGPHGDYYQDIDKVAAGARATSISLRSGSRVDQVGIALADGTTLTHGGTGGTASSLTLGSGEYVTTAYLCEGKYNNTTRIFYAKFTTNLGRTLAGGTTTSNCVTRTAPSGWQIAGFHGRSGDELDKVGFIYTKR from the coding sequence ATGCGCAGACTCGTTGCCTGTCTGGCGGCCGCGGTCGCCGCTCTCGGCGGGCTCACGGCGACGGCCACCCCGGCCGCGGCGGCCGGCTCGGGCACGTTCAGCGTGCTCACGTACAACGTCGCCGGACTTCCGCAAGGCCTGTCGAGCGCACCCACCCCGCGCGACACCAGCACCACGGAGATCGGCAAGCGCATCGCGCCGTACGACGTCGTCAACGTCCAGGAGGACTTCAACTACCACGCGTACCTGTACGCCACCGACACGCATCCCTACCGCACCGCGACCAGCGGCGGCGCGGGAATCGGCAGCGGCCTGAACACCGTCTCCACCTACGGCTGGGACGAGGACGACTTCGAGCGCGCCGGCTGGAACTCCTGCCAGCTCGACTCGGGCGACTGCCTCACGCCGAAGGGCTTCACCTTCATGCGCGAGCGGCTCGCCGAGGGCGTCTACGTCGACTTCTACAACCTGCACACCAACGCGGGCACGAACGACGGCGACGAGGCCTCCCGGGCCGCCAACCTCAGCCAGCTGACGTCCTTCATCAGCACCCACTCGGCCGGCAACGCCGTCGTGGTGATGGGTGACACCAACACCCGCTACACCCGCTCCGCCGACACCATCGCGGAGTTCGCCTCGGACAACGGGCTCACCGACGCCTGGGTGCAGCTGATCCGCGGCGGCAGCGCGCCCGCCAAGGGCAGCGACGCGCTGGTCTGCGACCAGTCCGGCGCGACCGTGCCCAACACCTGCGAGGTCGTCGACAAGGTCCTGTACCGCGGCAGCAAGCTGGTGAACCTGCACGCGACCTCGTACAACAACGAGCACGCCAAGTTCCTGACGAGCGACGGGCTGATGCTCTCCGACCACGACCCGATCACGGTCGGCTTCTCCTGGTCCGAGAACGCGGACTTCCAGCTGAGCGACCAGTTCGGCGGTCCGCACGGCGACTACTACCAGGACATCGACAAGGTCGCCGCCGGCGCCCGCGCCACCAGCATCTCGCTGCGCTCCGGCTCCCGCGTCGACCAGGTCGGCATCGCGCTCGCCGACGGCACGACCCTGACCCACGGCGGCACCGGCGGCACGGCGTCCTCACTGACGCTGGGCAGCGGCGAGTACGTGACGACGGCGTACCTGTGCGAGGGCAAGTACAACAACACGACCCGCATCTTCTACGCGAAGTTCACCACCAACCTGGGCCGCACCCTCGCGGGTGGTACGACGACCTCGAACTGCGTGACCCGCACCGCCCCGTCGGGCTGGCAGATCGCCGGCTTCCACGGCCGCTCCGGCGACGAGCTGGACAAGGTCGGCTTCATCTACACGAAGCGCTGA
- a CDS encoding DUF5990 family protein has translation MDLRIDATDLPGRSCPAPEDSGFSRYGDIHVAVQRRNRPAELLDPHPGDAVSATWTLPCVAAVSVTGVDITGPHVQGGPGGRFVYLSWGTVDAGGAFTMFRRAKLMLGAVPGAVAEAAAREGLLVGRLGLTDGRGMPLCARVVPPAVEWSAGNGPQPSASQ, from the coding sequence ATGGACCTCCGCATCGACGCCACCGACCTGCCCGGCCGTTCCTGCCCGGCGCCCGAAGACAGCGGTTTCTCCCGCTACGGCGACATCCACGTCGCCGTACAGCGCCGCAACCGCCCCGCCGAACTGCTCGATCCGCACCCCGGCGACGCCGTCTCCGCGACCTGGACCCTGCCGTGCGTCGCGGCGGTCTCGGTCACGGGCGTCGACATCACGGGGCCGCATGTCCAGGGCGGTCCCGGCGGCCGGTTCGTCTACCTGTCCTGGGGGACCGTGGACGCCGGGGGCGCCTTCACGATGTTCCGCCGGGCCAAGCTGATGCTCGGTGCCGTCCCCGGCGCGGTGGCCGAGGCGGCGGCGCGGGAGGGGCTGCTGGTCGGACGGCTCGGGCTGACCGACGGCCGAGGCATGCCGCTGTGCGCACGGGTCGTACCGCCGGCCGTCGAGTGGAGTGCCGGGAACGGTCCTCAGCCCAGTGCCTCGCAGTAG
- a CDS encoding FAD-dependent monooxygenase, protein MTHATDVLIVGAGPVGLSAAAELHRHGADCRLVDRLPARLPYAKAVGIQPRTIEIWDRMGLARAVVEQAMPLRGQLSYVDGRQTGRVELTLPPEVPYGFAALPQYEVERIVEEYLNGLGTAVERGTELLSFTQDADGVTARLRSASGAEEELRVRYLVGCDGAHSTVRAGLGLDFAGGAFTEEYMLGDVVADWDLPAGYAVRSEHRGADGATDDLLVCIPLPGPGRYRMSMRVPPEPSGVTEDTGGPEDPAAVAHGPLSGRRLPELPDLQAVVDRLAPRPATLSQLRWSSVFRIGHRIVDRYGEGRVFVAGDAAHIHPPIGAQGMNTGIQDACNLAWKLALVLRGEAGPALLSSYDAERRPVGEEVVGRTVRHTVHGTADPDDPRTALLREAQLLVGYRDGPLATAAHGPADAPQPGDRAPDCAGLTTPVAAYPLRLLDILRGRPDHVVLLYAADPTDVIKAVLAPGWDVLAVRTEDGTHVPLVPEYLDTGGEFARLYRPDGPTGFVVRPDGYLGARFPLTDTETALADYCEALG, encoded by the coding sequence GTGACGCACGCAACCGACGTCCTGATCGTGGGCGCGGGCCCAGTCGGGCTGAGCGCCGCCGCCGAACTGCACCGGCACGGCGCGGACTGCCGCCTCGTCGACCGGCTCCCGGCCCGGCTGCCGTACGCCAAGGCCGTCGGCATCCAGCCGCGCACCATCGAGATCTGGGACCGGATGGGCCTGGCCCGGGCCGTCGTCGAGCAGGCCATGCCGCTGCGCGGGCAACTGAGCTACGTCGACGGCCGGCAGACCGGCCGGGTCGAGCTGACGCTGCCGCCCGAGGTGCCGTACGGCTTCGCCGCGCTGCCGCAGTACGAGGTCGAGCGGATCGTCGAGGAGTACCTGAACGGGCTCGGCACGGCCGTCGAACGCGGCACCGAGCTGCTCTCCTTCACCCAGGACGCGGACGGCGTCACCGCCCGGCTGCGCAGCGCCTCGGGTGCGGAGGAGGAACTGCGGGTCCGCTACCTGGTCGGCTGCGACGGCGCGCACAGCACGGTCCGCGCAGGTCTCGGCCTCGACTTCGCGGGCGGGGCCTTCACCGAGGAGTACATGCTCGGCGACGTGGTGGCCGACTGGGACCTGCCGGCCGGCTACGCCGTGAGGTCCGAGCACCGTGGTGCGGACGGCGCCACGGACGACCTGCTGGTCTGCATCCCGCTGCCCGGACCGGGCCGCTACCGCATGTCGATGCGGGTCCCGCCGGAACCCTCCGGCGTCACCGAGGACACCGGCGGCCCCGAAGACCCCGCCGCGGTGGCCCACGGCCCGCTGAGCGGACGCCGGCTGCCCGAGCTGCCCGACCTCCAGGCCGTCGTGGACCGCCTCGCGCCCCGGCCCGCGACCCTCTCCCAGCTGCGCTGGTCCTCGGTCTTCCGGATCGGCCACCGCATCGTCGACCGCTACGGCGAGGGCCGCGTCTTCGTCGCGGGGGACGCCGCCCACATCCACCCGCCCATCGGAGCCCAGGGCATGAACACCGGCATCCAGGACGCCTGCAACCTCGCCTGGAAACTCGCCCTCGTCCTGCGCGGCGAAGCCGGACCCGCCCTGCTCTCCAGCTACGACGCCGAGCGCCGCCCGGTCGGCGAGGAGGTGGTCGGCCGCACCGTACGTCACACCGTGCACGGAACGGCTGACCCCGACGATCCGCGGACCGCCCTGCTCCGTGAGGCCCAGCTCCTCGTCGGCTACCGGGACGGCCCCCTCGCCACCGCCGCCCACGGCCCCGCCGACGCCCCGCAGCCCGGCGACCGCGCCCCGGACTGCGCCGGTCTCACCACCCCGGTCGCCGCGTACCCGCTGCGCCTGCTGGACATCCTGCGGGGCCGCCCGGACCACGTCGTGCTGCTCTACGCGGCGGACCCCACCGACGTGATCAAGGCGGTCCTCGCCCCGGGCTGGGACGTCCTGGCCGTCCGCACGGAGGACGGCACCCACGTGCCCCTCGTCCCCGAATACCTGGACACGGGCGGCGAGTTCGCGCGGCTCTACCGCCCGGACGGCCCCACCGGCTTCGTCGTCCGCCCCGACGGGTACCTCGGCGCCCGCTTCCCCCTCACGGACACCGAGACCGCGCTCGCCGACTACTGCGAGGCACTGGGCTGA
- a CDS encoding nitrate- and nitrite sensing domain-containing protein, with protein MLVALGLGGVRVKHSIDTLRDANDAVHVAELVQAANAYASDAINERDVSVIPLLEGNRDAPAVVAARKVTDADAKVFDAAVARAPRTAGLVRRIELVRAGEKQLAAVRANAFTARSSGVQTEESYHAVQHPLMELSNELGFGSNNQASFGRTLYAISLTQAAESLVRSIGTHLLVEDRDALGEGELQNQLGSFSSYAYLEQVGLQEYAGAGTAGDMARLRAALADAQQKGARQTAEAARKTKAAGQAFVTPPALSKMISEIASGRTTEQLAAEGITPESFFAASALAFDAYRGIEVHLTDTALAGARSVASEARRAAITNGSVTLGAVLAAVLLAAWVARSMSRGMRRLSASAMEIAERRLPAVITQLSQAVPGQVDTKVTPIPITTTDEIGEVARAFDHVHREAVRLAAEQALLRGNVNTIFTNLSRRNQSLIERQLALITRLEEREADPEQLANLFRLDHLATRVRRNGENLLVLGGERPTQQWDHPLPLVDVIRAAASEVEQYERIELAGVPEAEVHGRAVTDLVHLLAELLENATSFSSPRSTVRVTATRLPDTRIMVEIHDQGIGLRPEDFALINHKLANPPTADAGVYQYMGLFVVGRLADRHGIRVQLRPAAGESGTTSLVMLPGTVTWRSGAESDADTLALATVRAQATPGLAALLADGPADPFGAHEAWDDGEPAPGPAVPSGTSPTTLSAAAGPPAATATTAATSAPAGPEPVGPAAPSGRPRRASKRGRRPAGDG; from the coding sequence GTGCTCGTCGCCCTCGGCCTCGGCGGCGTCCGGGTGAAGCACTCGATCGACACGCTGCGCGACGCCAACGACGCGGTGCACGTCGCGGAGTTGGTGCAGGCGGCGAACGCCTACGCCAGTGACGCGATCAACGAGCGCGACGTGTCGGTCATCCCGCTCCTGGAGGGCAACCGGGACGCGCCCGCCGTGGTGGCGGCCCGCAAGGTCACCGACGCCGACGCCAAGGTGTTCGACGCGGCCGTGGCCCGGGCGCCGAGGACCGCGGGCCTCGTCCGGCGGATCGAGCTGGTGCGGGCGGGCGAGAAACAGCTGGCGGCGGTGCGGGCCAACGCGTTCACGGCCAGGTCGTCCGGGGTGCAGACGGAGGAGAGCTACCACGCCGTCCAGCACCCCCTGATGGAGCTCTCCAACGAACTGGGCTTCGGCAGCAACAACCAGGCCAGCTTCGGGCGCACCCTGTACGCCATCTCCCTCACCCAGGCCGCGGAGTCGCTGGTCCGCAGTATCGGTACGCACCTGCTGGTCGAGGACCGCGACGCGCTCGGCGAGGGCGAACTGCAGAACCAGCTCGGCTCGTTCAGCTCCTACGCCTACCTGGAGCAGGTGGGCCTCCAGGAGTACGCGGGCGCCGGTACCGCCGGGGACATGGCCCGGCTACGGGCGGCGCTGGCGGACGCGCAGCAGAAGGGGGCGCGGCAGACCGCCGAGGCCGCCCGGAAGACCAAGGCGGCCGGGCAGGCCTTCGTGACGCCGCCGGCCCTGTCGAAGATGATCAGCGAGATCGCCAGTGGGAGGACGACCGAACAGCTGGCCGCCGAGGGCATCACACCCGAGTCGTTCTTCGCCGCGTCCGCGCTCGCCTTCGACGCCTACCGGGGTATCGAGGTGCATCTCACCGACACCGCCCTCGCCGGTGCCCGGAGCGTCGCCTCCGAGGCCAGGCGGGCCGCGATCACCAACGGCTCCGTCACGCTCGGCGCCGTACTCGCGGCCGTTCTCCTCGCCGCGTGGGTGGCCCGCTCGATGAGCCGCGGCATGCGCCGGCTCAGTGCCTCGGCGATGGAGATCGCCGAGCGGCGGCTGCCGGCGGTGATCACCCAGCTGTCGCAGGCCGTGCCCGGCCAGGTGGACACCAAGGTCACGCCGATCCCGATCACCACGACCGACGAGATAGGCGAGGTCGCCCGCGCCTTCGACCACGTGCACCGGGAGGCGGTGCGGCTGGCCGCCGAGCAGGCCCTGCTGCGCGGCAACGTCAACACGATCTTCACCAACCTGTCCCGCCGCAACCAGTCGCTGATCGAGCGCCAGCTCGCCCTGATCACCCGTCTGGAGGAGCGCGAGGCCGACCCCGAGCAGCTGGCGAACCTGTTCAGGCTGGACCACCTGGCCACGCGGGTGCGCCGCAACGGCGAGAACCTGCTGGTCCTGGGTGGCGAGCGCCCCACGCAGCAGTGGGACCACCCGCTCCCCCTGGTGGACGTCATCCGGGCCGCGGCCTCCGAGGTGGAGCAGTACGAGCGGATCGAGCTCGCGGGCGTCCCGGAGGCCGAGGTCCACGGCCGTGCCGTCACCGACCTGGTGCATCTGCTCGCGGAACTGCTGGAGAACGCCACCTCGTTCTCCTCGCCACGCTCGACGGTGCGGGTCACGGCGACCCGGCTGCCGGACACCCGGATCATGGTCGAGATCCACGACCAGGGCATCGGCCTGCGGCCCGAGGACTTCGCGCTGATCAACCACAAGCTGGCGAACCCGCCGACCGCCGACGCCGGCGTCTACCAGTACATGGGCCTGTTCGTGGTGGGCAGGCTCGCCGACCGGCACGGCATCCGGGTCCAGTTGCGGCCGGCCGCCGGAGAGTCCGGCACCACCTCCCTCGTCATGCTCCCGGGCACCGTCACCTGGCGCAGCGGCGCCGAGTCCGACGCCGACACGCTGGCGCTCGCGACCGTCAGGGCACAGGCGACGCCCGGCCTGGCCGCGCTGCTCGCGGACGGGCCGGCGGATCCGTTCGGCGCGCACGAGGCCTGGGACGACGGCGAGCCGGCACCCGGCCCCGCGGTGCCCTCCGGCACGTCTCCCACCACCCTGTCCGCCGCGGCCGGACCCCCCGCCGCCACCGCCACCACCGCGGCCACGTCCGCCCCCGCCGGACCCGAGCCCGTCGGACCCGCCGCGCCGTCCGGTCGTCCCCGGCGCGCGTCGAAGCGCGGCCGTCGCCCCGCCGGGGACGGCTGA
- a CDS encoding AI-2E family transporter: MAGADGPTAGRGRARRARGTTPDGRTTPAIRIPKRARGARAAASAGGIVVPALRIAAAYAWRLIVVGTAVYGVFVVLGRFQLIAGAVFLALVVTSVLRPLADLLVRWLPRPLSVAVSLVGSICLFFGLLALVGNAVAQESATLADEFRGGIHRIEVWLQHPPFRFGPGALSHLQQQIVDYIQAHRSNLASQALSGFGTLVELVTGGALALFTSVFFIHSGERLWAWTSSELLPAGARDAWDRAGHAAWRTFAGYTRGIIIVAAVNAVLVGIALLVLRVPLALPLTLLEFFAAFVPLVGSPVALSVATVVALAGRGPITAAAVLVLIVVIGQLEGHVLHPLVMSWAVRLHPLVVAVSVIAGSIVAGVIGAVVAVPFISVVWAVVRALRPVPPP; encoded by the coding sequence GTGGCGGGTGCGGACGGGCCGACGGCCGGGCGGGGCCGCGCGCGCCGGGCCCGCGGCACGACACCGGACGGCCGGACCACACCCGCGATCCGGATCCCGAAACGGGCCCGCGGCGCACGCGCCGCCGCCTCCGCCGGCGGGATCGTCGTCCCCGCCCTGCGGATCGCCGCCGCCTACGCCTGGCGGCTCATCGTCGTCGGCACCGCCGTCTACGGCGTCTTCGTCGTCCTCGGCCGCTTCCAGCTGATCGCCGGCGCCGTCTTCCTGGCCCTCGTCGTCACCTCGGTGCTGCGTCCGCTCGCCGACCTGCTGGTCCGGTGGCTCCCCAGGCCGCTGTCCGTGGCGGTGAGCCTGGTCGGCAGCATCTGCCTGTTCTTCGGCCTGCTGGCCCTCGTGGGCAACGCGGTCGCGCAGGAGTCGGCGACGCTGGCCGACGAGTTCCGCGGTGGCATCCACCGCATCGAGGTCTGGCTGCAGCACCCGCCCTTCCGGTTCGGCCCGGGCGCCCTGTCGCACCTCCAGCAGCAGATCGTCGACTACATCCAGGCCCACCGCTCCAACCTGGCGAGCCAGGCGCTCAGCGGCTTCGGCACCCTCGTCGAACTGGTCACCGGCGGCGCGCTCGCGCTCTTCACCTCCGTCTTCTTCATCCACTCCGGCGAACGGCTGTGGGCCTGGACGAGCAGCGAACTGCTGCCGGCCGGCGCCCGCGACGCCTGGGACCGGGCGGGGCACGCGGCCTGGCGGACGTTCGCCGGGTACACCCGCGGCATCATCATCGTGGCCGCCGTCAACGCCGTCCTCGTCGGCATCGCCCTGCTCGTCCTGCGGGTGCCGCTCGCGCTGCCGCTCACCCTGCTGGAGTTCTTCGCCGCGTTCGTCCCGCTGGTCGGCTCACCGGTCGCGCTGAGCGTGGCCACGGTGGTGGCGCTGGCCGGGCGGGGCCCGATCACGGCCGCCGCCGTCCTCGTGCTCATCGTCGTCATCGGCCAGCTGGAGGGCCATGTGCTGCATCCGCTGGTGATGAGCTGGGCGGTGCGGCTGCACCCCCTCGTCGTCGCCGTGTCCGTCATCGCGGGCAGCATCGTCGCGGGGGTGATCGGCGCCGTCGTGGCCGTGCCGTTCATCTCCGTCGTCTGGGCGGTGGTGCGGGCCCTGCGCCCGGTACCGCCGCCCTGA
- a CDS encoding serine hydrolase yields MLNRTLSVVATVVALLAGAAPAAMAAEAGSGTTAFRTAVGAPDKAQVTAAVLDLDRTGGAPAVYGDDTPYDTASIVKVDILAAMLLHARDHRRDLTARENAEAQVMIRNSDNTAATALWRAIGEAPGLASANKRLGLTSTQGGPGGLWGLTRTTATDQIRLLEAVFGAGPSPLDTASRNRIGTLMTEISAGQSWGVSAATDSGWALKNGWLMRTTTGRWDINSIGRITNGGHHYLVAVLSDGNASMPDGVNLVERAVRTAVSETAAR; encoded by the coding sequence ATGCTCAACCGCACCCTGTCCGTCGTGGCCACGGTGGTGGCCCTGCTCGCCGGAGCCGCGCCGGCGGCCATGGCGGCCGAGGCCGGATCCGGCACCACCGCCTTCCGTACCGCCGTCGGGGCGCCGGACAAGGCTCAGGTGACCGCCGCCGTCCTCGACCTCGACCGGACCGGCGGGGCACCCGCCGTCTACGGCGACGACACGCCGTACGACACGGCGAGCATCGTCAAGGTCGACATCCTCGCCGCGATGCTCCTGCACGCACGGGACCACCGGCGCGACCTCACCGCACGGGAGAACGCCGAGGCGCAGGTGATGATCCGCAACAGCGACAACACCGCGGCCACCGCCCTGTGGCGGGCCATCGGCGAGGCCCCCGGCCTGGCGTCGGCCAACAAGCGGCTCGGACTGACCTCCACCCAGGGCGGCCCCGGCGGCCTGTGGGGGCTGACCCGGACCACCGCGACCGACCAGATACGACTGCTCGAGGCGGTCTTCGGCGCCGGCCCCTCCCCGCTGGACACGGCGTCCCGCAACCGCATCGGCACCCTGATGACCGAGATCTCCGCCGGCCAGTCCTGGGGCGTCTCCGCCGCCACCGACTCCGGGTGGGCGCTGAAGAACGGCTGGCTCATGCGCACCACGACCGGCCGGTGGGACATCAACAGCATCGGGCGCATCACGAACGGCGGCCACCACTACCTCGTCGCCGTCCTCTCCGACGGGAACGCGTCCATGCCGGACGGCGTGAACCTGGTGGAACGAGCCGTCCGCACCGCCGTCTCCGAGACGGCGGCCCGCTGA